A single genomic interval of Granulicella tundricola MP5ACTX9 harbors:
- a CDS encoding ATP-binding protein, translating to MKLDSVLASVQTVEESTESFAREAGFDEDDASQIAMVAREAAVNAVVHGNKYDTAKHVTFSCALTDQELRVQVADEGPGLDPESIPNPLAPENLLRSSGRGVFLMKAIMDEVHFRQLTPGTEITLVKRRISKEIDA from the coding sequence ATGAAGCTCGACTCGGTCCTCGCCAGCGTGCAGACGGTGGAGGAATCGACCGAGAGTTTTGCGCGTGAGGCGGGGTTCGACGAGGACGATGCGAGCCAGATTGCAATGGTGGCGCGTGAGGCTGCGGTGAACGCCGTGGTGCATGGGAACAAGTACGACACGGCCAAGCATGTGACGTTCTCCTGTGCGCTGACGGACCAGGAGCTTCGGGTGCAGGTGGCGGATGAGGGGCCAGGGCTTGATCCTGAGTCGATTCCGAATCCTTTGGCGCCGGAAAATCTGCTGCGGTCGTCCGGCCGCGGAGTTTTCCTGATGAAGGCCATCATGGATGAGGTACACTTTCGGCAGCTAACCCCAGGCACAGAGATTACTCTGGTAAAACGAAGAATTTCCAAGGAGATAGACGCATGA
- a CDS encoding STAS domain-containing protein, with protein sequence MSMKFKTRQVDGVTVLDLSGRITLGEGSVTLRDAVRDVLSKGSNKILLNLGDVNYIDSSGIGELVSAFTTVKNGGGELKLLNLTKKVKDLLQITKLYTVFDVKDDEASAISSF encoded by the coding sequence ATGAGCATGAAGTTCAAGACGCGGCAGGTGGACGGTGTGACGGTGCTCGACCTGAGCGGACGGATTACGCTGGGTGAGGGCAGTGTTACGCTGCGGGATGCCGTGCGGGATGTACTGTCCAAGGGCTCCAACAAGATTCTGCTGAACCTGGGCGATGTGAACTACATCGACAGCTCCGGCATCGGCGAGCTGGTGAGCGCGTTTACGACGGTGAAGAACGGCGGCGGCGAATTGAAGCTGCTGAACCTGACCAAGAAGGTCAAAGACCTGTTGCAGATCACGAAGCTGTACACGGTGTTCGACGTCAAGGACGACGAAGCCAGCGCGATCTCTTCCTTCTAA
- a CDS encoding M28 family peptidase: MMTKWLVLGVLAGVAFGQGMKAHPRDGEIHDADTKAWWHTTEDLSSDAMEGRDTGSAAYARAAQYVADRFKGAGLVPAGESGTYFQDVPLHELEVTREGTTFTLVRAGSAEKSLRFLEEIDVTPGAGLPAMVEGGLVFRGYCGKDEVGDLTGKIAVCFGARRPGVTSGRDRVAAVRGAGAVGMVSVDDPAFTIEPPRWPDAYSRSVTIAGGTRAGAGSFVAMRLSAPAFATMLEGSGQDAKGILALGGASKALPSFDLNEKLRVTTHTAQKEYSSPNVLAVLPGTDPVLKSEYIVIAAHLDGYGHGTPVAGDSLYNGTLDDAAYVALILQFAEDQKALGKAGGLKRSVLFCAFTGEEKGLLGSTWFTQHPTVPKEALVGDINLDQLRPLFPLKILTALAVDESTIGATAKSVAGPMGIEIRADREPERNLLLRADHWPFMQIGVPSIGFIFGYDPGTDAERRYRQWYTTQYHRPQDDLTQPMDFDAAAKFDTFFYTLTRRLANDAARPAWTAGSKYAATSK; encoded by the coding sequence ATGATGACAAAGTGGCTGGTGCTGGGAGTGTTGGCTGGGGTGGCGTTCGGGCAGGGGATGAAGGCGCATCCGCGTGATGGCGAGATTCACGATGCGGATACCAAGGCCTGGTGGCATACGACCGAGGATCTGTCCTCCGACGCGATGGAGGGGCGGGATACTGGGTCTGCGGCGTATGCGCGGGCGGCGCAGTATGTGGCGGATCGGTTCAAGGGTGCGGGGTTGGTGCCGGCTGGGGAGAGTGGGACTTACTTTCAGGATGTTCCGCTGCATGAGCTTGAGGTGACTCGGGAGGGGACGACTTTTACGCTGGTGCGGGCGGGGTCTGCAGAGAAGTCGCTGCGGTTTTTGGAGGAGATCGACGTGACTCCGGGGGCGGGGCTGCCGGCGATGGTCGAAGGCGGGTTGGTGTTTCGGGGGTACTGCGGCAAGGATGAGGTTGGGGATCTGACGGGGAAGATTGCGGTTTGCTTTGGGGCTCGGCGGCCGGGGGTGACTTCGGGGAGGGATCGTGTGGCGGCGGTGCGAGGCGCGGGTGCGGTGGGGATGGTGAGCGTGGATGATCCGGCGTTTACGATCGAGCCGCCACGATGGCCGGATGCTTACTCGCGGTCGGTGACGATTGCGGGGGGTACGCGGGCTGGGGCGGGATCATTTGTGGCTATGCGGTTGAGTGCTCCGGCCTTTGCGACGATGCTGGAGGGATCAGGGCAGGATGCTAAGGGGATTCTGGCGCTGGGCGGGGCTTCGAAGGCGCTGCCGAGCTTTGATCTAAACGAAAAGCTGCGAGTGACGACGCATACGGCGCAGAAGGAGTACAGCTCGCCGAACGTGCTGGCGGTGCTGCCGGGGACCGATCCGGTGCTGAAGTCTGAGTACATCGTGATTGCGGCGCATCTGGATGGGTATGGGCATGGGACGCCGGTCGCGGGGGATTCGCTCTACAACGGGACGCTAGATGATGCGGCGTATGTGGCGCTGATCCTTCAGTTTGCTGAGGATCAAAAGGCGCTGGGCAAGGCCGGTGGGCTGAAGCGGAGTGTGCTGTTCTGCGCCTTTACGGGCGAGGAGAAAGGGCTGCTGGGGTCGACGTGGTTTACGCAGCATCCGACCGTGCCGAAGGAGGCGCTGGTGGGGGATATCAACCTGGATCAGCTCAGGCCTTTGTTTCCGTTGAAGATTCTGACGGCGCTCGCGGTGGATGAATCGACGATTGGAGCTACGGCGAAGAGCGTGGCGGGGCCGATGGGGATCGAGATCCGGGCCGACCGCGAGCCGGAGCGGAACCTGCTGCTGCGGGCGGATCACTGGCCGTTCATGCAGATTGGTGTACCTTCGATCGGGTTCATCTTTGGGTATGACCCGGGGACGGATGCGGAGAGGCGCTATCGGCAGTGGTACACGACGCAGTATCACCGACCGCAGGATGACCTGACGCAGCCGATGGATTTTGATGCGGCGGCGAAGTTCGACACGTTCTTCTACACGCTGACGCGGCGGCTGGCGAACGATGCTGCTCGTCCGGCCTGGACGGCGGGGAGCAAGTATGCGGCTACTTCGAAGTAG
- a CDS encoding HugZ family pyridoxamine 5'-phosphate oxidase, translating to MSQTETAPRQHAYTGPALPQLPEPSHAERVRTLISLASVATLSTLSRKHPGFPFGSLMPFALDALGRPLFLISNMAMHTQNLKADPHASLFINQIASDGDALGAARVTLVGTAEPVPASDLPAAREAYLARHENSRNWVDFADFSFFRLNLIDLYYVGGFGVMGWVSASDYAQAAPDPLAASGPGIIAHMNADHVDSMILLARTHSGYEATEATMTSVDRLGFFLRLKTAEGYKGTRINFLQEVHTAQDTRKILVEMVRQAKAS from the coding sequence ATGTCGCAGACTGAAACCGCACCCCGCCAGCACGCCTACACCGGCCCCGCCCTTCCCCAACTCCCGGAGCCCAGCCACGCCGAGCGCGTCCGCACCCTCATCTCGCTCGCCTCCGTCGCCACCCTTTCGACGCTCTCGCGCAAACACCCCGGCTTCCCCTTCGGTTCGCTGATGCCCTTCGCGCTCGACGCCCTCGGCCGCCCGCTCTTTCTTATCAGCAACATGGCCATGCACACCCAGAACCTCAAGGCCGATCCCCACGCCAGCCTCTTCATCAACCAGATCGCCTCTGACGGCGATGCCCTCGGCGCAGCCCGCGTCACCCTCGTCGGCACAGCCGAGCCGGTCCCCGCCTCCGATCTCCCCGCCGCACGCGAGGCCTACCTAGCCCGCCACGAAAACAGCCGCAACTGGGTCGACTTCGCCGACTTCAGCTTCTTCCGCCTCAACCTCATCGACCTCTACTACGTCGGCGGCTTCGGCGTCATGGGCTGGGTCTCGGCAAGCGACTACGCCCAGGCCGCGCCCGATCCCCTCGCCGCCTCCGGACCCGGCATCATCGCCCACATGAACGCGGATCACGTCGATTCCATGATCCTCCTGGCCCGCACCCACTCCGGCTACGAAGCCACCGAGGCCACCATGACCTCGGTCGATCGCCTCGGCTTCTTCCTCCGCCTCAAGACCGCCGAAGGCTACAAAGGCACGCGCATCAACTTCCTCCAAGAGGTCCACACAGCCCAGGACACCCGCAAAATCCTCGTAGAAATGGTCCGCCAAGCCAAAGCCTCTTAG
- a CDS encoding TonB-dependent receptor has protein sequence MALSAFAQSAALGGIAGIVRDSSGAVVSGASVQIKNTQTGAARTVTTNSEGHYEATFLQPGMYEVILGGGSFATVDQKNVAVTVGDTRTVDATLGLSSVSTDVIVTSEAPLIDTEKVEGSQVVGQQLISNLPIASRRFESFVLLTPNVVPDGNTGLIGYRGISGVYNQNLIDGANNNQQFFSEARGRSIGSPYVFPVDAISEFQSSATGYSAELGGAAGGIINAITKSGTNQFHGDAYEYYRTPGFNALDPYNKYNGRLQNNPYLLSQPVKVQHQFGISAGGPIIQDKLFFHFTYDGYRKVNPVSYLSTYNSTTTSVANLAHLCDGGTVHVQDGTTIYPTTIPNVSATQCAAGVTAVQSQLGSFGRSAKQDIYFPRLDYQLNSKTHLSAEFLFANFHQPNGYNSSVTVSNGGVSQNGTADFHERILIANAETQVSSRSTNVVHFQWARDLETDGTNSGGPSNSLTNLVALGETSALPRGKFPDEHRWQATDVYSTTLGHHTIKAGFDLNFVHEQIANLFGGDGSFSYSNSNAEYNFTNFLQDALAVNPTLTTAGGTPVSRHYNSFSQTVDQLTGVGADDFWNQNIDGFVEDAWKATPKLLVSVGVRYDVQLVPGPDLPNTANPVAFNATSQINPDLKMIQPRIGFAWNPYPGTVVRGGYGIFYGQISNSSYYTLRRENGVYQKQYGPITPAVTPVPYVVTGGAVTGSGTTPGTCAPTAGSNVCYTNPGSFVSYAPQGGVPIFTPPGPAPTNPVTGGAITSTGLAAVPSGTITIRGLDPSFQNPQSHSADLAVEQQLPLHSTLTVSYVGNRALRLPVYVDTNVDPNSVITTRTYQYTNAQGVTSNFAEPIYRNRLYTNTGAVATGFSDVNSWYHSFVASVRKPMSHGVEILANYTWAKALDGGQTYGGNGTFNGTDAPLIPFALGAHKGRSNEYSRSDLDIRGRFVGTIVAKSALPIANHYVAYAANGWLLSGTLTAQTGEPITATVNGSITYLTSSSTALGNLTSDAGVTNAVFTSGPGARVPDYIASRNSFKGPGVHNVDARVSRDFPLKSDRYHFEVAAELFNVLNHRNILSTNTALVAYSAPGASGCPTVASNPNGVGCLGPLSASTAAFASPASTSNIIYGARQMQLVGKFTF, from the coding sequence ATGGCGCTTTCCGCGTTCGCTCAGAGCGCCGCTCTCGGTGGTATCGCGGGTATCGTTCGCGATAGCTCCGGCGCTGTTGTTTCCGGTGCTTCGGTCCAGATCAAGAACACCCAGACCGGCGCGGCGCGTACGGTGACGACGAACTCCGAAGGCCACTATGAAGCGACCTTCCTGCAGCCTGGTATGTATGAAGTGATTCTTGGCGGCGGGAGCTTCGCCACGGTCGATCAGAAGAACGTCGCTGTTACTGTGGGTGACACGCGTACCGTCGATGCGACTCTGGGGTTGAGTTCCGTTTCTACAGATGTAATCGTGACGAGCGAAGCGCCGCTGATTGATACAGAGAAGGTGGAAGGCTCACAGGTCGTAGGCCAGCAGCTCATTTCGAATCTACCGATCGCAAGCCGCCGTTTTGAGAGCTTCGTTCTTCTGACACCCAACGTCGTTCCGGACGGTAACACGGGTCTTATTGGCTATCGCGGCATCTCCGGCGTATACAACCAGAACCTGATCGATGGCGCGAATAACAACCAGCAGTTCTTCTCTGAGGCGCGCGGTCGTTCTATCGGGTCCCCCTATGTCTTCCCGGTCGATGCGATCAGTGAGTTTCAGTCCTCCGCGACCGGCTACTCGGCCGAACTGGGCGGAGCGGCGGGCGGCATCATCAACGCGATCACCAAGTCCGGCACCAACCAGTTTCACGGTGACGCGTACGAGTACTACCGGACGCCGGGCTTCAATGCTCTTGACCCGTACAACAAGTACAACGGCCGTCTGCAGAACAACCCCTATCTTCTGTCACAGCCTGTGAAGGTTCAGCACCAGTTCGGCATTTCGGCCGGCGGACCGATCATTCAGGACAAGCTCTTTTTCCACTTCACTTATGACGGTTACCGCAAGGTCAACCCGGTAAGCTATCTATCGACCTATAACAGCACCACGACCAGCGTTGCGAATCTGGCCCATCTCTGCGACGGCGGCACGGTTCACGTCCAGGACGGAACGACGATCTATCCTACGACCATCCCCAACGTTAGCGCGACGCAGTGCGCTGCCGGCGTAACGGCGGTGCAGTCGCAACTTGGCTCTTTTGGACGTAGCGCCAAACAGGATATCTACTTTCCACGCCTCGACTACCAACTTAACTCCAAGACCCACCTCTCTGCTGAGTTCCTGTTCGCGAACTTCCACCAGCCCAATGGGTATAACAGTTCAGTCACCGTCAGCAATGGCGGCGTCTCGCAAAACGGAACCGCTGACTTCCACGAGCGCATTCTGATTGCAAATGCTGAAACCCAGGTCTCATCACGATCCACCAACGTGGTCCACTTTCAGTGGGCTCGCGACCTTGAGACAGACGGCACTAATTCCGGTGGCCCGTCGAACAGCCTGACCAACCTCGTTGCCTTGGGTGAGACCTCTGCGCTGCCTCGTGGCAAGTTCCCGGATGAACATCGCTGGCAGGCCACCGATGTGTACTCCACCACGCTGGGTCACCACACCATCAAGGCTGGTTTCGATCTTAACTTCGTGCATGAGCAGATCGCAAATTTGTTTGGAGGCGATGGCAGCTTCAGCTACAGCAACTCCAATGCCGAGTACAACTTCACGAACTTCCTCCAGGACGCGCTGGCGGTCAATCCAACGTTGACCACCGCCGGTGGAACTCCCGTGAGCCGCCACTATAACTCGTTTTCTCAGACAGTTGACCAGTTGACGGGCGTGGGTGCGGATGACTTTTGGAATCAAAACATTGACGGCTTTGTAGAAGATGCGTGGAAGGCAACACCGAAGCTTCTTGTAAGCGTTGGCGTTCGCTACGACGTGCAGCTTGTTCCCGGCCCGGATTTGCCGAACACGGCGAATCCTGTGGCGTTCAATGCGACTTCGCAGATCAATCCGGACCTGAAGATGATTCAACCCCGTATCGGTTTCGCATGGAACCCTTACCCCGGTACGGTGGTTCGGGGCGGATACGGAATTTTCTATGGCCAGATCTCGAACTCTTCCTACTACACGCTGCGGCGTGAGAACGGCGTGTATCAGAAGCAGTACGGCCCAATTACTCCGGCAGTGACCCCTGTGCCCTACGTTGTCACGGGCGGGGCGGTCACCGGCTCCGGAACCACTCCTGGAACATGCGCTCCTACCGCCGGCTCCAATGTCTGCTATACCAACCCGGGCAGCTTCGTCTCGTATGCTCCGCAGGGTGGCGTTCCGATCTTTACCCCGCCTGGTCCGGCACCCACGAACCCTGTAACCGGGGGGGCGATTACCTCGACCGGTCTGGCCGCTGTTCCTTCGGGCACGATTACGATTCGTGGTCTGGACCCGAGCTTCCAGAATCCTCAGTCGCACTCTGCTGATTTGGCTGTGGAGCAGCAACTCCCGCTGCACTCGACGCTCACGGTCTCCTATGTGGGCAACCGTGCATTGCGGCTTCCGGTCTATGTCGATACCAATGTGGATCCGAACTCGGTTATCACAACCCGGACCTATCAGTACACGAATGCACAAGGTGTCACCAGCAACTTTGCAGAGCCGATTTATCGCAACCGGCTTTACACCAACACAGGGGCGGTTGCGACCGGCTTCTCCGACGTCAATTCCTGGTATCACTCCTTCGTGGCTTCGGTCCGCAAGCCAATGAGCCATGGAGTGGAGATTCTGGCCAACTACACATGGGCGAAGGCGCTCGACGGTGGGCAGACTTACGGTGGCAATGGGACGTTCAATGGTACAGATGCTCCGCTGATTCCTTTCGCGCTTGGTGCTCATAAGGGACGCAGCAATGAGTATTCTCGTTCGGACCTCGATATCCGGGGTCGCTTCGTCGGCACGATTGTGGCGAAGTCCGCGCTTCCTATCGCAAACCATTACGTTGCCTATGCCGCGAACGGCTGGCTTCTCTCGGGAACGCTGACGGCGCAGACTGGCGAGCCGATCACTGCGACCGTCAATGGTTCGATCACGTATCTCACTAGTTCTTCAACGGCGCTTGGCAATCTGACGTCAGACGCCGGCGTTACAAATGCAGTGTTCACCTCAGGTCCTGGAGCTCGGGTTCCCGATTACATCGCGAGCAGAAACTCCTTCAAGGGTCCTGGAGTGCATAACGTCGATGCCCGCGTCTCCCGCGACTTCCCACTGAAGAGCGACCGCTATCACTTTGAGGTTGCGGCCGAGCTCTTCAATGTCCTCAATCACCGCAACATTCTTTCCACCAACACCGCTCTGGTCGCTTACTCGGCTCCGGGCGCAAGCGGATGTCCGACGGTCGCTTCCAACCCCAATGGCGTCGGTTGCCTTGGCCCGCTATCGGCCTCGACCGCGGCGTTCGCAAGCCCTGCCAGCACTTCAAACATCATTTACGGTGCACGGCAGATGCAACTCGTTGGAAAGTTCACCTTCTAA
- a CDS encoding LacI family DNA-binding transcriptional regulator produces the protein MKDKVPGGQAQPGQAKSVGLKQVAAHVGLSVAAVSRVLNESPAARSIPEKTQKRIQEAARLLNYRPNVLARSLRNKRTHTLGVMVPEVSDGYATLVLAGIEEALLRHGYFYFLVSHHRRKELLDEYQHLLVARAVEGIIVVDTVLHEKPSTPTIAVSGNHIRDGVTSVVVNHESAALMALEHLRALGHERIAFIKGQRFSSDTQARWDGIRHAARALKLTIKPSLVAQLEGDQPNHEPGYIATRALLETQEPFTALFCFNDTAAIGAVLAIREAGLRVPEDVSVIGFDDVESAAFQNPGLTTVRQPLREMGMLAAETILKQLEAGRESRIDPSAHIEQLVVEPKLIVRASTAPARNLVK, from the coding sequence ATGAAAGACAAGGTTCCAGGCGGCCAGGCACAGCCCGGACAAGCCAAAAGCGTCGGCCTCAAGCAGGTCGCCGCACACGTCGGCCTTTCGGTCGCCGCCGTCTCGCGCGTGTTGAACGAGTCCCCCGCAGCCCGGTCCATTCCGGAGAAGACCCAGAAGCGCATTCAGGAGGCCGCGCGCCTGCTGAACTACCGCCCCAATGTTCTGGCTCGCTCTCTGCGTAACAAGCGCACCCACACGCTCGGCGTCATGGTGCCGGAGGTCAGCGACGGCTACGCCACCCTCGTCCTTGCCGGCATTGAAGAGGCTCTCCTGCGCCACGGCTACTTCTACTTCCTGGTCAGCCATCATCGCCGCAAGGAACTCCTGGACGAGTACCAGCATCTGCTCGTCGCTCGCGCCGTCGAAGGCATCATCGTCGTCGATACCGTCCTGCACGAGAAGCCCTCCACCCCCACCATCGCGGTCTCCGGCAATCACATCCGCGACGGCGTCACCAGCGTCGTCGTCAACCATGAGAGCGCGGCCCTGATGGCGCTCGAGCACCTACGTGCCCTCGGCCACGAACGCATCGCCTTCATCAAGGGCCAGCGCTTCTCCTCAGACACCCAGGCCCGCTGGGACGGCATCCGCCACGCCGCACGAGCCCTGAAGCTGACCATCAAGCCCTCCCTCGTCGCACAGCTTGAAGGCGACCAGCCCAACCACGAGCCCGGCTACATCGCCACCCGTGCGTTGCTGGAGACCCAGGAGCCCTTCACGGCCCTCTTCTGCTTCAACGACACCGCGGCCATAGGCGCTGTGCTCGCCATCCGAGAAGCCGGCCTGCGCGTCCCGGAGGACGTCTCGGTCATAGGCTTTGACGACGTCGAAAGCGCCGCCTTCCAGAACCCCGGTCTCACCACTGTCCGCCAGCCCCTCCGTGAGATGGGCATGCTCGCAGCCGAGACCATCCTCAAGCAACTCGAAGCCGGCCGCGAAAGCCGCATCGACCCCTCCGCACACATAGAGCAACTGGTCGTAGAGCCAAAGCTGATCGTACGAGCCTCCACCGCCCCCGCCCGCAACCTCGTAAAGTAG
- a CDS encoding GH39 family glycosyl hydrolase — translation MRSLRRAARLAPMLLSSVLAGSCAVAQSAPDSSTTVRLTVDAHAAATPFPHFWEQTFGSGRAILSLRDSYRIDLDKVHGITGFDSVRFHGILNDDVGLYDPDRKTKNPGLAAQDDPSAGGTVYNFSYIDQIYDGLLAHHVRPFVELSFMPAKMASNPAAIHPFWYHPNTSPPKDYALWDGMITALAQHLIARYGIEEVSHWNFEVWNEPNLDFWSGKPAQESYFKLYDHTARDLKAVSARIRVGGPATAQAAWVGDFLKHCKDNNVPVDFASTHVYANDTAENVMKIKEDVPRDKMVCSAVKMVHDQIVGSPLPKTPLIMSEYNASYANEPAVTDSIYMGPWMATTISQCDGMTESMSYWSFSDVFEEQGVVRTPFYGGFGLMAEDNIPKPAFNVFAMLHGLGTERLKLDSDSAMLTRRADGTLVMALWNYVAPTEPTTSDVAPAGAVRRFTLTLPGGAKQATIMRVDQDHGNVIKAFDAMGKPATPSREQIKQLQQAGQASPAEHVAIRNHQLDLTIPPAGLVVLELK, via the coding sequence ATGCGCTCTTTACGTCGAGCCGCCCGTCTTGCCCCGATGCTTCTGTCCAGCGTGCTGGCGGGCTCATGCGCTGTTGCACAGTCAGCCCCAGACTCGTCCACGACTGTACGCCTTACGGTGGATGCCCATGCCGCGGCAACGCCCTTTCCACACTTCTGGGAGCAGACCTTCGGCTCCGGGCGGGCGATCCTTTCGCTGCGTGACAGCTACCGTATTGATCTGGATAAGGTGCATGGGATTACGGGCTTTGACTCGGTGCGGTTCCACGGGATTCTGAATGACGATGTAGGTCTGTACGATCCGGATCGGAAGACGAAGAACCCGGGGCTCGCGGCGCAGGATGATCCGTCCGCCGGCGGAACCGTTTACAACTTCTCTTACATCGACCAGATCTACGATGGGCTGCTGGCGCATCATGTGCGGCCGTTTGTGGAGCTGAGCTTCATGCCGGCGAAGATGGCCTCGAACCCTGCGGCGATCCATCCGTTCTGGTATCACCCCAACACCTCGCCTCCCAAGGACTATGCACTGTGGGACGGGATGATTACGGCGCTGGCGCAGCACCTGATTGCGCGGTACGGGATCGAGGAGGTTTCGCACTGGAACTTTGAGGTGTGGAATGAGCCGAACCTCGATTTCTGGTCCGGCAAGCCGGCGCAGGAGAGCTACTTCAAGCTCTATGACCATACCGCTCGCGACCTGAAGGCTGTGAGCGCGCGCATCCGTGTGGGTGGGCCGGCCACTGCTCAGGCGGCGTGGGTTGGAGATTTTCTGAAGCACTGCAAGGATAACAATGTTCCGGTCGATTTTGCGTCGACGCATGTCTATGCCAACGACACGGCTGAGAACGTGATGAAGATCAAGGAAGATGTGCCGCGCGACAAGATGGTGTGCAGCGCGGTGAAGATGGTTCATGACCAGATCGTGGGCTCGCCCCTGCCCAAGACGCCGCTGATCATGAGCGAGTACAACGCCAGCTATGCGAATGAGCCGGCGGTGACGGATTCGATCTACATGGGGCCTTGGATGGCGACGACGATCAGCCAGTGCGACGGCATGACGGAGTCGATGAGCTACTGGTCGTTCTCGGACGTGTTCGAAGAGCAGGGTGTGGTGCGGACGCCGTTTTATGGCGGTTTTGGCCTGATGGCTGAGGACAATATCCCGAAGCCTGCGTTCAACGTCTTTGCGATGCTGCATGGGCTGGGGACAGAGCGGTTGAAACTGGATTCAGACTCCGCGATGCTGACTCGGCGAGCCGATGGCACGCTGGTGATGGCGCTTTGGAACTATGTAGCACCGACGGAACCGACGACCTCGGACGTTGCGCCCGCGGGAGCTGTGCGAAGGTTCACCCTCACTCTTCCGGGTGGGGCAAAGCAGGCCACGATCATGCGGGTCGACCAGGATCATGGCAACGTCATCAAAGCCTTTGACGCTATGGGCAAGCCGGCCACGCCGAGCCGTGAGCAGATCAAACAGCTGCAGCAAGCCGGACAAGCTTCGCCAGCCGAGCATGTTGCCATCCGGAACCATCAGCTCGATCTGACGATTCCGCCAGCGGGGCTTGTTGTTCTGGAACTGAAGTAG
- a CDS encoding glucoamylase family protein — protein sequence MHERHLHTRREILNGLGASALVAAAPRGLLAAVPAGAHLSKADEAFLAEMIRRGCDFFWDHGHPQTGQVLDRARADGGAETRRMASIASTGFGLSALCIADRYGFYPHAEIVERVRNTMRFHWQKLPQKEGFFYHFSDMETGVTSRGSELSSIDTALLLCGILTCRAYFKDAEIQDLATKIYERVNWPWMLDGGSTPSMGWFEKTGFLAARWNMFAEEMMLYLLAIGSPTHPLTPNYWDNFSRPTVKFEGIEYLSADAPIFIHQYTQAWFDMRGRRDKYADYFENSKKATEAHRRFCISLGGNYSPDYWGITSSDSEHGYTGWGGPPKQGDIDGSVVPAAAAGSLSFMPAECLQTLTSMRAKYGKQAWGRYGFVDAFNPARPWYDADVLGIDLGIGVLAAENLRSGMVWSTFMQNKEMVEAMRLVGFRKA from the coding sequence ATGCACGAACGTCATCTACACACGCGCCGGGAGATTTTGAATGGGCTTGGAGCTTCGGCTCTGGTTGCGGCTGCGCCTCGCGGCCTGCTTGCGGCCGTGCCGGCTGGAGCTCATCTCTCCAAAGCCGATGAGGCGTTTCTAGCGGAGATGATCCGGCGTGGCTGCGACTTCTTCTGGGATCATGGTCACCCGCAGACCGGGCAGGTGCTTGACCGGGCGCGGGCGGACGGCGGCGCGGAGACACGGCGCATGGCGTCGATTGCGTCGACGGGCTTTGGGCTTTCGGCGTTGTGTATTGCGGATCGCTATGGGTTCTATCCGCATGCTGAGATCGTGGAGCGCGTGAGGAATACCATGCGGTTTCATTGGCAGAAGCTCCCGCAGAAGGAGGGCTTCTTCTATCACTTCTCGGATATGGAGACCGGCGTCACCTCGCGCGGGTCGGAGCTTTCGTCGATCGATACCGCGCTGCTGCTCTGCGGGATTCTGACCTGCCGGGCCTACTTCAAGGATGCCGAGATCCAGGATCTGGCGACGAAGATCTACGAGCGCGTGAATTGGCCGTGGATGCTCGACGGCGGCAGCACGCCTTCGATGGGATGGTTTGAGAAGACGGGCTTCCTGGCGGCGCGTTGGAATATGTTTGCGGAAGAGATGATGTTGTATCTGCTGGCGATCGGCTCGCCCACGCATCCGCTGACGCCGAACTACTGGGATAACTTCTCGCGGCCCACGGTGAAGTTTGAGGGGATCGAGTATCTCAGTGCGGATGCGCCCATCTTCATCCACCAGTACACGCAGGCGTGGTTCGATATGCGCGGCCGGCGGGACAAGTATGCCGACTATTTCGAGAACTCGAAGAAGGCTACGGAAGCGCATCGCCGGTTCTGTATCTCACTTGGCGGCAACTATAGCCCGGACTACTGGGGGATCACGTCGTCAGACTCAGAGCATGGCTATACCGGCTGGGGTGGACCGCCGAAGCAGGGTGATATCGACGGCTCGGTCGTGCCGGCTGCCGCGGCTGGTTCTCTGTCGTTCATGCCCGCGGAGTGCCTTCAAACCTTGACCTCCATGCGCGCGAAGTACGGCAAGCAGGCGTGGGGACGGTATGGCTTTGTGGATGCCTTCAACCCGGCCAGGCCCTGGTACGACGCGGATGTGCTGGGGATCGATCTCGGCATCGGCGTCCTTGCTGCTGAGAATTTGCGCTCCGGCATGGTGTGGAGCACCTTCATGCAGAACAAGGAGATGGTTGAGGCGATGCGGCTGGTGGGCTTCCGCAAGGCTTAG